The following is a genomic window from Nicotiana tabacum cultivar K326 chromosome 3, ASM71507v2, whole genome shotgun sequence.
TTTCATCCAACCCCATAAAATGCTTTATGTGCTTCTTTCGATTGATTGATAAGACACTCTACTCTGTAGCTCGAAATATGGAGCACTACATATATCTTTTCACTAAGCCGTGAGAAGGACGTTCATGCACTTCTTCTCCAAATTGCAATAAGAGGTCTCCACTGCTTGAAGAATGAGACGCTCTGCGAACTTCTTCACCAAATTGCAAGAAGACATGGTTCTACACTAAATCTTGGAGGTTAGGACACTCCATGAACCTCCTCACCAAGTTGCAAGAATGGTCGTTCCATGCCAAAATATTGAAGGTTAGGACGCTCCATGAACTTCCTTATCAAGTTATAAGAAGGTGTCATTCCATACCATAGCTTGAAGGATAGGACACCCCATGCACTTCTTCGACAAGTTGAAAGAAGAGGTGCTTCCACGCCAAGGGTTGAAAGAGGAATGGTTCACGTACTTGCTTGCAGAGGAAGTAGCTTTCCAATTGTCTCGCCAAGCCAAACGAAGGGGAGATAAGTCATCCTTTCGCGCCAAAGGTGAAAAGGAGTTACTCATAAATGTCCCCTTCTACAGCAGCAAAAGTAGGGATATGCCATGAGATTCTCTCGCCAAGTCGCCATAAAGAGACGAATGGTCCAACATCAATCTTGTGGACATCTAGTGAATCTTCTAAGAGATATCAAGACCACTAATACTTTGTTGAAAATCtgcgaaaaaagaagaaaaaaaaattggagtCCTCGGTGccaatcactactagaaatccggggAAAAACGACCGCAAAAAGCGACCAGAGTTGGTCGCTATTGGGCTAAAAAGAGACCAAAACACGACCACAGGGGCCTGGTAGCAATATTGATGGTCCCTTttatttagggaccaaagttggtcgctaattagcgaccaactttggtctctaaactAAATAGACCAATTTTTCCGGATATTGactatagagaccaactttggtcgctttattaatttaataatataaatttggcgatcaaagttggtctctaaatataaaatacgtttttatttatttattattaatcattaaaaagcgaccaactttggtctctaatccaaatattatattttaaaatctgaaaactAGAGACAAatgttggtcgcttttttattcaattatttatttattttattaaactagcgaccaactttggtccctaaatacatgaatttaatttattttttaaatattagcggacaactttggtcgctatatcaccagaatgtttttttttttaatgaaatagcgaccaagtttggtcgctttttgtagAAATCTGGGtatatagcgaccaacgttggtcgctattctccaaaaaattattttttttaacatgaaaagcgaccaaatagagaccaactttggtcgcttttctatgtattattttggcagaaactgcctgttttggcagctacaccacctgccagtcataccaaaagcctaacaagcaacaacaacaacaattcaaacaacaattccaataacaagaccaaacaacaacccaacaacaacaacaacaacacaaaaacaaCATTAAAAGCTACATTAAAACCAAGAAAGTGTAAATTTCAATAGAACTACCAAACTAAGTTAACTCTTATTACAACCCAATGGAAAACAAATTGTATTTGTCTAGTTAAAATTGTCTAAAATTCATTCATTGTTTGgtacatcattatcatcaccgtctgatgaagtttcatcatcatcatcacggTATTGAGAAGGGTCTACTTGTCGATGACGGGAAGAATGATCAccgggaggacgggaggaacgaccACTTGGAGGATGGGACGAACGAGCATGGGGACGGGTAGCCTCTGGCGATGATGGTCGAGACCGGGGAATCGAAAAAGATCCAGCTAGGAGATTTTTGATCTGCTCTTGCATGCTCTGGCACTGAGCGACCACGCCAATatactgagcatctctaagcttttctctttccttggacgcttctagctcggatgtgagctttgtcacagtctcccgcatagcggagaggctctccccatcaagttgctcggcttgcgaggaagtccctattccttgcattccacacctaTAGCGATGGAATGTCTTAGTAGGAAggccgtataccttcccccattttggaccgcctgcAGCCCGCGTCCATAGTCTTTCAACATCCTCGGCCGAAAGTTGGAATGGCGCGCCCGACTCATTAGGTTGCTGGCTGCGTATGAATTCCTCAGCTTCAACTCTGAAGCGATCCTATAAGAAAAAGtaaattgaattagtatttcaaaatttacataaaagtaaatgaaaatacttaatgaaaagtgaaaacttacatgtacagtcgaggcacgtccctcgacccacctttcttgatccgtctctttcttcttcttcacaatatgagtctccctgaatagctcatcttggttcatcggacgacccaacttcttttcctgaaaactcataaattttaattaataaatagaatagatatactttgaaaattaaaataaattaagcaattacgttcattcttctttttattgtcccctGGCTGaccgcacctccagtgtgcaatgatcctcccttctcagatgcgcgagctttctttcccttttcgctCTTCTGTAAGAACTCTGttgtaagccattgcctttgcaaatcatcccaaaactcctGAAGCAACCAGCCAGGCTTCTGGTTCAGCTGTCTAGCTATGGAGAAAGAATGCGACAACCGCTTGCGAGCTTTGAGATTAAAATTTGCAGTCACGTCTGCGCTATACTggtgttcccatacacacttgctctgtatttcaaaagttaaatattatatggaaatatcataaatataaataattaaactgcttaaaagaacatttataccttaaattcattgaaaattgcctccttcagtgagaatgggaATTCACGCCAAGACGCATAAGGggcatcataaagctttctggttgctttggtgattatcctcgtagtaatattactcgggaggaacctgcaatttaataaataaaacaaattaatatcttagtaaaaactatacaaaaaataaacataaaaataacaaataactcttacccatcacgctcagggactatgatgatcttGCCATACTGATCATAATGCACCTCCTCgtcagtagcagtagcagcatcATCGTACGAAatatgtgtatcagaggcatgtgtggaATGAGTAGGGGGGTCAGAGCTACTATCCCGCAAGCGAAGGCCTCCAATAGGTGGAGTCGCTGATGACGATAGAtgtgatccctgtgactgcgacatagttGCACGGATCGCAAGTGGCTGTGATACTGActgctgtgacccgagtggctgtgacccgaCTGGCTGTGACACTGATGACTGTGATCCATGTGGTTGTGACATGGATTGATGCAATCCATGTGATGCTGTTGGGCGAGATCCACGTGGTAGTGAGGCAggtggactgtatgtcggacgcaCAGTCCGATGGCCCTGTGAAGAAACACCCGGGGTCTGCACAAAGGTGTAGGGCTGGTGATGCTGTGGAAACTCAGTATAGCCATGGGGTAGAGGCTGTGGCATAGTGATAGGCAAATCAGAAGATGGTGGAAAAGATTGATGAGTAGTatcttctaccctcctcttttgcttcctagccttttctcgaccccgagaaccacTACCTTCATTGTTACCTCGACCCTTGCTTGTCATctacataatataatacatatttagattgaaacatataaggaAACTATCTATAAACGAGAGTTATCGAAGAAACCAATTTTTTAAAGCTCATCAACATATTCTTCCTCGTCAGAGAATTCTTCTTCCTCGTTagagaattcttcttcctcactagtttgagcttcatcagttgattcttcttcctcgttttctataattcttacttcatttatatcaacttcttccaatatgtgttcaggatgttccaaatcattttctaaaagttcgtccactatttggtgaacactggagatatcattttgatatgcaacatccaACACATTCTTGACTTcgaccctacctacaggcttagttttgattacaacccaccaatcagaCTTATTCCGCcgaaatggataaggagcataatacacttgcctaacattatgtgcaattatgaaaggatcataacgatcatactccctcgtatgattaacctcaattatgttatattgattgtgtactctcgtacctcttgttggatttgggtcaaaccacttgcatctaaagagaataattttcttaaatggCCTACCTGaatattctagttctattatttctttgagcacaccataataatcaatatctccaacttggttgccatcaccaccttgaacccacaccccactgttgttgctttttttatttttagagcaaccctctatatgaaacttataaccattcacaacgTACTTGGAATATGTTGTGACCTCaaccccaggtccccaagatatatctttcaaaaattgatttacaccattatttggatcatttacctacatattgttaacaaaattcataagttagcataacttccaaacattgtttacctacatagtgttagaatattttaaggatatacttacaaattgtttgaaccaCCTATGAAATGCCGTATATACAACATcttggccaaattgacccacgaagtgactgtgacacatcaaatatttttagtagttgcattgagatgtaatcacagtaaattttatattttgataactattaaatcaatacttacttgagaaatggtactacttcgggacaatttagcaacacatgaagtgtagctgacttgaactccatatcactcaaattTCTCTTTCTaccatccttagaacatcggcctggttgattgaatatggacataggcggatataatggatcattcgtAAGGTCGACCGTGTGCctgttgggcctattcctagcacatggcacgttgctctcaaaataataagaacaaaaatgagcagtttactttgcaagataagcttcgcatatagatccttcaattctattcctctgcttaacaaattgtttgcatttgccaattgtcctacataattttAGGTTAGCCAAAaacattcaaataaaacagaaaattatATATGGACtctaatattacctctcaaagggatacatccatctgcattgaacaggtcctccaagtcgtgcctcgtgtacaaggtggattggaaggtgttgtgagcacgtgatttttgtttacacgacaattactccaagagaaatcaaaataacaataaattgTCTTCGtgtataatttttgtaaatttgcCGGTCATTTTGTAGTTTTTATCTATGATTGTTTAGTTCTatcaattgaaaatacaaaaaaatatatatgtcgcACATAAAGATGAGGATTttgttctactattaggaattgatcaaaaccataatttggtttt
Proteins encoded in this region:
- the LOC142174757 gene encoding uncharacterized protein LOC142174757 gives rise to the protein MNQDELFRETHIVKKKKETDQERWVEGRASTVHDRFRVEAEEFIRSQQPNESGAPFQLSAEDVERLWTRAAGGPKWGKVYGLPTKTFHRYRCGMQGIGTSSQAEQLDGESLSAMRETVTKLTSELEASKEREKLRDAQYIGVVAQCQSMQEQIKNLLAGSFSIPRSRPSSPEATRPHARSSHPPSGRSSRPPGDHSSRHRQVDPSQYRDDDDETSSDGDDNDVPNNE